In Nothobranchius furzeri strain GRZ-AD chromosome 19, NfurGRZ-RIMD1, whole genome shotgun sequence, the following are encoded in one genomic region:
- the msto1 gene encoding protein misato homolog 1 isoform X2, with translation MSSVCREVITLQLGHYSNFVGTHWWNLQDAALSYELESPPGEIQSDVVFREGQTLGGHVTYTPRLIAMDLKGSLRTLRQEGRLYDGEDTSAVTWEGGFMMHKESPPKKNSFLEDLDRLDEEILAEVDFSSNSQLQHSGKKTPSAPLPEASHQPASGAVSVETVNSRLTRVQKSYRLEGSVKVWSDFLRIHLHPRTISVIQQYNHDGEAHRLEAFGQGESLLKGALLEELEDKLHFFVEECDYLQGFQLLCDMADGFAGLGSKVTELLQDSYGGRGVLTWGVCPVSRPDSSPLKNLYHLLNCTLGVVHMAAHSSLLCPLTLRGGLGRQPRPPPEFPHLSYDPSLWYHSSAVLALALDALTVPYRLRNNSVPLWQMADSLASGGRTVAAAYGAVPFPMMHGSGLPDALSACAEALPWKPLSACPEAGGGRRYGQWVTLRGLESQGLGSSCLPAGIEPPTPLHRLCCGEDVLTAYMSSFYPSSPLALQLVATPSKVTPPFPQIFSSSLSSQGFLQSEAPPPGVPTVSVPVMASLQSGPALEPWLAELHRAASAIDVRRLAPSFLSQGPEMIDYQEALEQLHLLARRYRDDSSGVMRSSSDEEEDD, from the exons ATGAGCAGCGTGTGTAGAGAGGTCATCACGCTGCAGCTCGGACATTACTCTAACTTTGTGGGGACCCACTGGTGGAATCTACAG GATGCGGCGTTGTCTTACGAGCTCGAGTCGCCACCAGGTGAGATCCAGAGTGATGTGGTCTTTCGCGAAGGACAGACTCTGGGTGGACATGTCACCTACACCCCTCGCCTTATCGCCATGGATCTTAAAG GAAGCCTTCGGACGCTACGGCAGGAAGGACGTCTCTATGATGGTGAAGACACCTCTGCTGTCACCTG GGAGGGGGGGTTCATGATGCACAAAGAAAGTCCTCCAAAAAAGAACTCGTTCCTGGAAGACTTGGACCGTCTGGAT GAGGAGATCCTGGCAGAGGTGGACTTTTCCTCCAACTCACAGTTGCAGCACTCGGGTAAGAAAACACCTTCTGCTCCTCTACCTGAGGCGAGTCACCAACCAGCTTCAGGAGCCGTGAGCGTGGAGACGGTCAACAGCCGTCTGACTCGGGTCCAGAAGAGCTACAGGTTGGAGGGCAGCGTGAAGGTGTGGTCAGACTTCCTGAGGATCCACCTGCACCCTCGCACCATCTCAGTCATCCAGCAGTACAACCATGATGG CGAGGCTCACCGTTTGGAAGCTTTTGGTCAGGGCGAGTCTCTCCTGAAGGGGgcgctgctggaggagctggaggacAAACTGCACTTTTTTGTGGAGGAGTGTGATTACCTTCAG GGTTTCCAGCTGCTCTGTGATATGGCTGACGGCTTTGCGGGCCTCGGGTCAAAGGTCACGGAGTTGCTGCAGGACTCCTATGGGGGTAGAGGTGTTCTCACCTGGGGGGTGTGTCCTGTCAGCCGCCCTGATTCCAGCCCACTGAAGAACCTGTACCACCTGCTGAACTGCACTCTGGGGGTGGTCCACATGGctgctcacagctcactgctgtgccCTTTGACCCTGCGGGGGGGGCTGGGCCGGCAGCCCCGCCCCCCACCTGAGTTCCCACACCTCTCCTATGAT CCCTCTCTGTGGTACCACTCCAGCGCCGTCCTGGCTCTAGCCCTGGACGCCCTGACCGTGCCGTACAGGCTGAGGAACAACAGCGTCCCCTTGTGGCAGATGGCGGACTCGCTGGCCTCCGGCGGGAGGACG GTTGCGGCTGCTTATGgtgccgtcccatttcccatgatGCACGGCAGTGGACTGCCCGATGCCCTGAGCGCCTGTGCTGAAGCATTGCCATGGAAACCTCTGTCAGCTTGCCCTGAAGCAGGCGGCGGTCGCCGCTATGGACAGTGGGTTACGCTGAGAGGCTTGGAGAGCCAGGGACTCGGCAG CAGCTGTTTGCCTGCTGGGATCGAACCACCGACCCCTCTGCACCGCCTGTGCTGCGGCGAGGATGTCCTGACAGCCTACATGTCGTCTTTCTACCCGTCGTCTCCTCT GGCGCTGCAGCTGGTGGCCACTCCCAGTAAAGTGACTCCGCCCTttcctcagatcttcagctcgtCGCTCAGCTCTCAGGGCTTCCTGCAGAGTGAAGCGCCTCCCCCTGGCG TGCCGACCGTCTCCGTCCCCGTCATGGCGTCACTGCAGTCAGGACCCGCCCTCGAGCCCTGGCTCGCCGAGCTGCATCGAGCCGCCAGCGCCATCGACGTCCGCCGCTTGGCGCCCAGCTTCCTGTCCCAGGGGCCTGAGATGATTGATTACCAGGAAGCCTTGGAGCAGCTGCATCTCCTGGCACGGCGTTACCGTGACGACAGCAGCGGTGTGATGCGCTCTTCTTCTGACGAAGAGGAGGATGACTGA
- the srsf4 gene encoding serine/arginine-rich splicing factor 4 isoform X1 gives MSRVYIGRLSYRAREKDVERFFKGYGKILEVDLKNGYGFVEFDDPRDADDAVYDLNGKELCGERVIVEHTKGPRRDGGYSGGRSGYGRWGGRDRYGPPVRTDYRLIVENLSSRCSWQDLKDYMRQAGEVTYADTHKGRRNEGVIEFRQYSDMKRALEKLDGTEVNGRKIRLVEDRPGARRQRSYSRSRSRSRSRSRRSHKSRSRSESSSRSRSRSRAGSRSRSRSHSKKDKKKKNKEEEERSNGAQDDEHSRSRSPKSKKSRKEAKSDKEDSRSRSGSRSGSPDPSKKSGSKDPEQQKSDNEAEEPGRGSRSRSRSPEESRARSRSKSKSRSASPAKAGSRSRSASRSESRSRSRSRSRS, from the exons ATGTCTCGTGTTTACATCGGAAGGTTGAGCTACAGAGCCAGGGAGAAGGACGTGGAGAGGTTCTTCAAGGGATACGGCAAAATTCTTGAAGTGGACCTGAAAAATGG GTACGGGTTTGTTGAATTTGATGACCCACGTGATGCTGATGATGCTGTTTATGACCTGAATGGCAAAGAGCTGTGTGGGGAGAGGGTGATTGTGGAGCACACCAAGGGACCTCGTCGTGATGGAGGCTATAGTGGTGGGCGGA GTGGATATGGGCGCTGGGGAGGAAGGGACAGGTACGGTCCACCTGTAAGGACGGATTACCGCCTCATTGTTGAGAATCTCTCCAGTCGCTGCAGCTGGCAGGACCTGAAG GACTACATGAGGCAGGCAGGTGAGGTGACATACGCCGACACCCACAAGGGTCGCAGGAACGAGGGCGTGATCGAGTTCAGGCAGTACTCGGACATGAAGAGGGCTCTGGAGAAGCTCGACGGCACTGAGGTGAACGGGAGAAAGATCCGACTCGTTGAGGACCGCCCCGGGGCCAGGCGCCAACGCTCGTATTCCCGCAGTCGCTCCAG GTCACGCTCCAGGAGCCGCAGGTCTCATAAGAGCCGCAGTCGCAGCGAGAGCAGCAGTCGGTCCCGATCCCGGTCCAG AGCCGGCTCTCGGTCCCGCAGCCGCTCTCACAGCAAGaaggacaagaagaagaagaacaaggaggaggaggagcgcagCAACGGCGCCCAGGATGACGAGCACAGTAGGAGCCGCAGCCCCAAGAGCAAAAAGAGCCGGAAGGAAGCCAAGTCCGATAAAGAGGACTCCAGGTCAAGATCCGGTTCCCGCTCCGGCTCTCCAGATCCTTCTAAAAAATCTGGCTCAAAGGATCCCGAGCAGCAGAAGAGTGACAACGAGGCTGAGGAGCCTGGGAGGGGCTCCCGCTCCCGCTCCCGCTCCCCAGAGGAGTCCAGAGCCAGGTCCAGGTCCAAGTCCAAGTCTCGATCTGCCTCCCCTGCTAAAGCCGGCTCTCGTTCCAGATCAGCCTCCCGATCCGAGTCTCGATCCCGGTCCCGCTCTCGTTCCCGGTCCTAG
- the msto1 gene encoding protein misato homolog 1 isoform X1, translating to MSSVCREVITLQLGHYSNFVGTHWWNLQDAALSYELESPPGEIQSDVVFREGQTLGGHVTYTPRLIAMDLKGSLRTLRQEGRLYDGEDTSAVTWEGGFMMHKESPPKKNSFLEDLDRLDEEILAEVDFSSNSQLQHSGKKTPSAPLPEASHQPASGAVSVETVNSRLTRVQKSYRLEGSVKVWSDFLRIHLHPRTISVIQQYNHDGEAHRLEAFGQGESLLKGALLEELEDKLHFFVEECDYLQGFQLLCDMADGFAGLGSKVTELLQDSYGGRGVLTWGVCPVSRPDSSPLKNLYHLLNCTLGVVHMAAHSSLLCPLTLRGGLGRQPRPPPEFPHLSYDPSLWYHSSAVLALALDALTVPYRLRNNSVPLWQMADSLASGGRTVAAAYGAVPFPMMHGSGLPDALSACAEALPWKPLSACPEAGGGRRYGQWVTLRGLESQGLGSCLPAGIEPPTPLHRLCCGEDVLTAYMSSFYPSSPLALQLVATPSKVTPPFPQIFSSSLSSQGFLQSEAPPPGVPTVSVPVMASLQSGPALEPWLAELHRAASAIDVRRLAPSFLSQGPEMIDYQEALEQLHLLARRYRDDSSGVMRSSSDEEEDD from the exons ATGAGCAGCGTGTGTAGAGAGGTCATCACGCTGCAGCTCGGACATTACTCTAACTTTGTGGGGACCCACTGGTGGAATCTACAG GATGCGGCGTTGTCTTACGAGCTCGAGTCGCCACCAGGTGAGATCCAGAGTGATGTGGTCTTTCGCGAAGGACAGACTCTGGGTGGACATGTCACCTACACCCCTCGCCTTATCGCCATGGATCTTAAAG GAAGCCTTCGGACGCTACGGCAGGAAGGACGTCTCTATGATGGTGAAGACACCTCTGCTGTCACCTG GGAGGGGGGGTTCATGATGCACAAAGAAAGTCCTCCAAAAAAGAACTCGTTCCTGGAAGACTTGGACCGTCTGGAT GAGGAGATCCTGGCAGAGGTGGACTTTTCCTCCAACTCACAGTTGCAGCACTCGGGTAAGAAAACACCTTCTGCTCCTCTACCTGAGGCGAGTCACCAACCAGCTTCAGGAGCCGTGAGCGTGGAGACGGTCAACAGCCGTCTGACTCGGGTCCAGAAGAGCTACAGGTTGGAGGGCAGCGTGAAGGTGTGGTCAGACTTCCTGAGGATCCACCTGCACCCTCGCACCATCTCAGTCATCCAGCAGTACAACCATGATGG CGAGGCTCACCGTTTGGAAGCTTTTGGTCAGGGCGAGTCTCTCCTGAAGGGGgcgctgctggaggagctggaggacAAACTGCACTTTTTTGTGGAGGAGTGTGATTACCTTCAG GGTTTCCAGCTGCTCTGTGATATGGCTGACGGCTTTGCGGGCCTCGGGTCAAAGGTCACGGAGTTGCTGCAGGACTCCTATGGGGGTAGAGGTGTTCTCACCTGGGGGGTGTGTCCTGTCAGCCGCCCTGATTCCAGCCCACTGAAGAACCTGTACCACCTGCTGAACTGCACTCTGGGGGTGGTCCACATGGctgctcacagctcactgctgtgccCTTTGACCCTGCGGGGGGGGCTGGGCCGGCAGCCCCGCCCCCCACCTGAGTTCCCACACCTCTCCTATGAT CCCTCTCTGTGGTACCACTCCAGCGCCGTCCTGGCTCTAGCCCTGGACGCCCTGACCGTGCCGTACAGGCTGAGGAACAACAGCGTCCCCTTGTGGCAGATGGCGGACTCGCTGGCCTCCGGCGGGAGGACG GTTGCGGCTGCTTATGgtgccgtcccatttcccatgatGCACGGCAGTGGACTGCCCGATGCCCTGAGCGCCTGTGCTGAAGCATTGCCATGGAAACCTCTGTCAGCTTGCCCTGAAGCAGGCGGCGGTCGCCGCTATGGACAGTGGGTTACGCTGAGAGGCTTGGAGAGCCAGGGACTCGGCAG CTGTTTGCCTGCTGGGATCGAACCACCGACCCCTCTGCACCGCCTGTGCTGCGGCGAGGATGTCCTGACAGCCTACATGTCGTCTTTCTACCCGTCGTCTCCTCT GGCGCTGCAGCTGGTGGCCACTCCCAGTAAAGTGACTCCGCCCTttcctcagatcttcagctcgtCGCTCAGCTCTCAGGGCTTCCTGCAGAGTGAAGCGCCTCCCCCTGGCG TGCCGACCGTCTCCGTCCCCGTCATGGCGTCACTGCAGTCAGGACCCGCCCTCGAGCCCTGGCTCGCCGAGCTGCATCGAGCCGCCAGCGCCATCGACGTCCGCCGCTTGGCGCCCAGCTTCCTGTCCCAGGGGCCTGAGATGATTGATTACCAGGAAGCCTTGGAGCAGCTGCATCTCCTGGCACGGCGTTACCGTGACGACAGCAGCGGTGTGATGCGCTCTTCTTCTGACGAAGAGGAGGATGACTGA
- the srsf4 gene encoding serine/arginine-rich splicing factor 4 isoform X2 gives MGLGADVGSALIGGYGRWGGRDRYGPPVRTDYRLIVENLSSRCSWQDLKDYMRQAGEVTYADTHKGRRNEGVIEFRQYSDMKRALEKLDGTEVNGRKIRLVEDRPGARRQRSYSRSRSRSRSRSRRSHKSRSRSESSSRSRSRSRAGSRSRSRSHSKKDKKKKNKEEEERSNGAQDDEHSRSRSPKSKKSRKEAKSDKEDSRSRSGSRSGSPDPSKKSGSKDPEQQKSDNEAEEPGRGSRSRSRSPEESRARSRSKSKSRSASPAKAGSRSRSASRSESRSRSRSRSRS, from the exons ATGGGGTTAGGAGCAGATGTGGGTTCAGCTCTCATAG GTGGATATGGGCGCTGGGGAGGAAGGGACAGGTACGGTCCACCTGTAAGGACGGATTACCGCCTCATTGTTGAGAATCTCTCCAGTCGCTGCAGCTGGCAGGACCTGAAG GACTACATGAGGCAGGCAGGTGAGGTGACATACGCCGACACCCACAAGGGTCGCAGGAACGAGGGCGTGATCGAGTTCAGGCAGTACTCGGACATGAAGAGGGCTCTGGAGAAGCTCGACGGCACTGAGGTGAACGGGAGAAAGATCCGACTCGTTGAGGACCGCCCCGGGGCCAGGCGCCAACGCTCGTATTCCCGCAGTCGCTCCAG GTCACGCTCCAGGAGCCGCAGGTCTCATAAGAGCCGCAGTCGCAGCGAGAGCAGCAGTCGGTCCCGATCCCGGTCCAG AGCCGGCTCTCGGTCCCGCAGCCGCTCTCACAGCAAGaaggacaagaagaagaagaacaaggaggaggaggagcgcagCAACGGCGCCCAGGATGACGAGCACAGTAGGAGCCGCAGCCCCAAGAGCAAAAAGAGCCGGAAGGAAGCCAAGTCCGATAAAGAGGACTCCAGGTCAAGATCCGGTTCCCGCTCCGGCTCTCCAGATCCTTCTAAAAAATCTGGCTCAAAGGATCCCGAGCAGCAGAAGAGTGACAACGAGGCTGAGGAGCCTGGGAGGGGCTCCCGCTCCCGCTCCCGCTCCCCAGAGGAGTCCAGAGCCAGGTCCAGGTCCAAGTCCAAGTCTCGATCTGCCTCCCCTGCTAAAGCCGGCTCTCGTTCCAGATCAGCCTCCCGATCCGAGTCTCGATCCCGGTCCCGCTCTCGTTCCCGGTCCTAG